In Elusimicrobiota bacterium, one DNA window encodes the following:
- a CDS encoding ComEC/Rec2 family competence protein, which yields MTAGAWAALRLWGTPPAARDDVARWADGRPARVVGRVLRPPERSARGETLLLRAEWLKAFGAAPRPVSGNVVAFCAFSSAAAAGTTPAPRPVWGDRVSLWGPLVPSRPAAAPGLYDSAAADERRGARARQIVPAGKAAVVERLSPFSPRRWAGALRDRLGSAFAARLSPRSSEILGGLVLGRRPRGVDDLMEDFRRSGTAHLLVASGSNVGIALALWWFLARWALWWPRRWTLLAVPFWAFLYAGVAGGDAPVLRAALMASLGAFGHALGRWDRPEHPIFLSAGILLAIHPASLFEAGFQMSYAATLGIAVAWNRIQGAPPPSDPRTIGAARAVRGFGLHARRLFGMSLAAQAALAPLLLFYFGRFSVAGLLSNMIAVPASGLCLTLGLCLFGFETMGWTPAARGLAAVTERAVGAFLAWVRFSARLPGAELHARLSFEQTIFLSAGILAAFAFLLTRRRFFGWWAAAAGAAALLLGAARPPAPPFRLVWWGRDAVFLQTPAGVGLFDSTKDGTLNGLPGFLGGLGVERLAWRHPPGDFRPAGAASVGGVAQGRDGGIEWTVFSRGPDDGVLLLLEREGRRALLGFEASEALAAAAAPRLPPTVDILGWRPRPGAPAALDRLTRTEVRTAVFQGRTASASLRRTGAALCFSARGALAWTGGADGGRWSELAEAPPPVRRPAVW from the coding sequence TTGACCGCCGGCGCCTGGGCCGCCCTTCGTCTTTGGGGGACGCCGCCCGCGGCGCGTGACGACGTGGCCCGTTGGGCCGACGGTCGCCCCGCCCGGGTGGTCGGACGCGTTCTTCGCCCGCCGGAACGAAGCGCGCGGGGGGAAACCCTGCTCCTGCGGGCCGAGTGGTTGAAGGCGTTCGGCGCGGCCCCCCGGCCGGTGTCGGGCAACGTGGTCGCCTTTTGCGCCTTTTCCTCCGCGGCCGCGGCGGGGACGACGCCCGCCCCGCGCCCGGTCTGGGGGGATCGGGTGTCGTTGTGGGGGCCTCTCGTTCCTTCGCGGCCCGCCGCCGCCCCGGGCCTCTACGACTCGGCCGCCGCCGACGAGCGACGGGGCGCCCGGGCCCGCCAAATCGTCCCGGCCGGGAAGGCGGCCGTCGTGGAGCGCCTATCGCCGTTCTCTCCCCGGCGGTGGGCGGGGGCCCTTCGGGATCGCCTCGGTTCCGCTTTCGCGGCGCGCTTGTCGCCCCGTTCTTCGGAAATCCTGGGCGGCCTCGTTCTGGGCCGCCGGCCCCGGGGCGTGGACGATTTAATGGAAGATTTTCGACGGAGCGGAACCGCCCACCTCCTGGTCGCGTCCGGCTCCAACGTGGGGATCGCCCTGGCCCTTTGGTGGTTTTTGGCCCGCTGGGCCCTCTGGTGGCCCCGCCGGTGGACGTTGCTCGCGGTTCCTTTTTGGGCCTTCCTGTACGCGGGGGTGGCGGGCGGCGACGCGCCGGTCCTGCGCGCCGCGCTGATGGCCTCCCTCGGGGCCTTCGGCCACGCGCTGGGGCGCTGGGACCGGCCGGAGCACCCGATATTTTTATCGGCTGGAATTCTCCTGGCGATCCACCCGGCTTCCCTGTTCGAGGCCGGATTTCAAATGTCCTACGCCGCGACCCTGGGCATCGCCGTGGCTTGGAATCGAATTCAGGGCGCGCCGCCTCCCTCGGACCCGCGAACGATCGGGGCGGCCCGGGCGGTCCGCGGGTTCGGCCTTCACGCCCGGCGGCTCTTCGGGATGAGTCTGGCCGCCCAGGCCGCCCTGGCCCCCCTTCTCCTTTTTTACTTCGGCCGCTTTTCGGTGGCGGGGTTGCTTTCCAACATGATCGCCGTCCCCGCTTCGGGCCTCTGTTTAACCCTCGGGCTCTGCCTGTTCGGTTTTGAAACGATGGGTTGGACCCCGGCCGCCCGGGGCCTGGCCGCGGTGACGGAGCGGGCGGTGGGGGCCTTCCTCGCCTGGGTTCGTTTTTCCGCCCGTCTTCCCGGGGCGGAGCTTCACGCCCGCTTGTCCTTCGAGCAAACGATTTTCCTGTCGGCGGGGATTCTGGCCGCTTTCGCTTTTCTTTTGACCCGTCGACGGTTTTTCGGTTGGTGGGCGGCCGCCGCCGGTGCGGCGGCTCTGTTGTTGGGAGCGGCCCGGCCGCCCGCGCCGCCTTTCCGTCTGGTGTGGTGGGGACGCGACGCGGTGTTTTTGCAAACCCCCGCGGGCGTCGGGCTTTTTGATTCGACCAAAGACGGGACGCTCAACGGCCTTCCCGGATTCCTCGGGGGACTCGGTGTCGAGCGCCTCGCCTGGCGGCATCCTCCCGGCGATTTCCGGCCCGCCGGGGCGGCGTCCGTGGGTGGCGTCGCCCAGGGACGGGACGGCGGGATCGAGTGGACGGTTTTTTCCCGCGGTCCCGATGACGGCGTTTTGTTATTGCTGGAGCGGGAAGGGCGCCGGGCGCTTTTGGGTTTTGAGGCGTCCGAAGCCCTGGCGGCCGCGGCGGCGCCCCGCCTCCCGCCGACGGTGGACATCCTGGGTTGGCGGCCCCGTCCGGGCGCGCCCGCCGCGCTCGACCGGCTGACCCGCACGGAGGTTCGTACGGCGGTTTTCCAGGGACGAACCGCGTCCGCGAGCCTGCGTCGAACGGGCGCCGCGTTGTGTTTCTCCGCCCGGGGGGCCTTGGCCTGGACCGGGGGGGCCGACGGCGGCCGTTGGTCGGAACTCGCGGAGGCGCCTCCGCCGGTGCGACGGCCGGCGGTTTGGTAA
- the acpS gene encoding holo-ACP synthase — MTSPSLGVDIVEVKRIARLIREPRFLARVFSDREVAYCRAKKNAAQHFAVRFAAKEAVYKALGRAGVAHKDISVKNEPSGKPGVELAARLRSLEPRLTLTLSHTAEHAVAVALFSPPARRR; from the coding sequence ATGACCTCTCCCTCCCTCGGCGTCGACATCGTGGAAGTGAAACGCATCGCCCGGTTGATCCGGGAACCCCGGTTTTTGGCCCGGGTCTTTTCCGACCGGGAAGTGGCCTATTGCCGGGCGAAAAAAAACGCGGCCCAGCATTTCGCCGTTCGGTTCGCCGCCAAAGAAGCCGTTTACAAAGCCCTGGGCCGGGCGGGCGTCGCCCACAAGGACATTTCGGTCAAAAACGAGCCGTCGGGAAAACCCGGCGTGGAGTTGGCGGCGAGGCTTCGTTCGCTGGAACCCCGGCTGACGCTCACGCTGTCCCACACCGCCGAACACGCGGTGGCCGTCGCCCTCTTTTCGCCGCCCGCCCGCCGTCGATGA
- a CDS encoding N-acetylmuramoyl-L-alanine amidase, with the protein MMKRWAVAILLVGPAVVRAEPPASVEMGDDFPPVQISSGSLAASTAPIPAPGAPLRVVHPPEGASLPYVKSSFVLGSVEPGSRLAIGGQAIRVYPGGGWIAMVSYAPGANDIEFEVTRGTEVFALTRRVYVAGPPGVPPVKPLNIRVLTPDVDAEVTAGDIVTVTAVGSPGQDAGFFFGGSKKKHPMVESAVSRGTYRGSYVVQPDDAFEGATIKATLTGKKGAHDTSTAPGKIWRFDEETPWVVEVSTDLAILRAASAPYPGEKAGYVMFPPPGTRLWVTGRRGGELRVRLSAAREAWIGTDEVRFLPSGTPPPRTLAGAISVEPAGRHTLVRLNLGQRVPMEVRPLDDGSGLDVYFYGVASNTDWVHYNAPAGAVRRVEWFQDDADTFRLRVHTRPRRWWGYDVRYENSTFVLELRRPPTGGGNGALEGLKVVVDAGHSWDIGSRGPTGLLEKDANLAIAKCLERKLLSEKAEVILLRTGTENVNLYDRPKMAWAARGDVLISVHNNALPDGANPFERNGYGVYYYHPQSEALAEEIHAAYGDVFGGAPQSFRSTRLRDDGLHYGNLALARTPQMPAVLTESAYVIWPPEEELLRTETFQCDCAEAMFRGLKRFVKKMRD; encoded by the coding sequence ATGATGAAGCGTTGGGCGGTGGCGATTTTATTGGTGGGGCCGGCGGTCGTCCGGGCGGAACCCCCCGCGTCCGTTGAAATGGGGGACGATTTCCCGCCCGTTCAAATCAGTTCGGGTTCCCTGGCGGCGTCCACCGCGCCGATTCCCGCGCCCGGAGCTCCCTTGCGGGTCGTCCATCCGCCCGAGGGGGCCTCCCTGCCCTACGTCAAATCCTCTTTCGTTCTCGGCTCCGTGGAGCCGGGGTCCCGCCTCGCCATCGGCGGGCAAGCGATCCGGGTGTATCCCGGCGGCGGCTGGATCGCCATGGTGAGCTACGCCCCGGGGGCCAACGACATCGAATTCGAAGTAACCCGGGGCACCGAGGTGTTCGCCTTGACGCGCCGGGTGTACGTCGCCGGTCCGCCGGGCGTCCCGCCCGTCAAACCCCTGAACATTCGCGTGTTGACCCCGGACGTCGATGCCGAAGTGACCGCCGGCGACATCGTCACCGTGACCGCCGTCGGGAGTCCGGGGCAGGACGCCGGTTTCTTTTTCGGCGGAAGCAAAAAAAAGCACCCCATGGTCGAAAGCGCCGTTTCCCGGGGTACCTACCGGGGCTCCTACGTGGTTCAACCCGACGACGCGTTCGAAGGCGCCACGATCAAGGCGACCTTGACCGGCAAAAAAGGAGCCCACGACACCTCCACCGCCCCCGGTAAAATTTGGCGCTTCGACGAGGAAACCCCCTGGGTGGTCGAAGTGTCGACGGATTTGGCGATCCTGCGGGCGGCCTCGGCTCCGTACCCCGGCGAGAAGGCGGGCTACGTGATGTTCCCGCCCCCGGGAACGCGCCTGTGGGTGACGGGCCGCCGGGGGGGCGAGCTCCGGGTCCGCCTGTCCGCCGCCCGGGAGGCCTGGATCGGCACCGACGAAGTCCGCTTTTTGCCGTCGGGGACGCCGCCGCCCCGCACGTTGGCCGGGGCGATTTCGGTGGAACCCGCCGGACGCCACACGCTCGTCCGGTTGAATTTGGGCCAGCGCGTGCCGATGGAGGTTCGCCCCTTGGACGACGGGTCCGGTCTGGACGTTTATTTTTACGGCGTGGCCTCGAACACCGATTGGGTCCACTACAACGCCCCCGCGGGCGCCGTTCGCCGCGTGGAGTGGTTTCAGGACGACGCGGACACCTTCCGCCTGCGGGTGCACACCCGGCCCCGTCGTTGGTGGGGGTACGACGTCCGCTATGAAAATTCGACCTTCGTGTTGGAATTGCGCCGTCCGCCCACGGGCGGCGGCAACGGCGCGTTGGAAGGCTTGAAGGTGGTGGTGGACGCGGGGCATTCCTGGGACATCGGTTCCCGGGGACCGACGGGACTTTTGGAGAAAGACGCCAACCTGGCCATCGCCAAATGCCTGGAACGCAAGCTGCTTTCGGAAAAAGCCGAGGTGATCCTGCTTCGGACCGGGACGGAGAACGTCAATTTATACGATCGGCCCAAAATGGCCTGGGCCGCCCGGGGGGACGTCCTGATCAGCGTGCACAACAACGCCCTGCCCGACGGCGCCAACCCCTTCGAACGGAACGGCTACGGGGTCTATTACTACCATCCCCAAAGCGAAGCGTTGGCCGAGGAAATTCACGCGGCTTACGGCGACGTGTTCGGGGGGGCTCCCCAGTCCTTCCGGTCCACCCGCCTGCGGGACGACGGGCTGCACTACGGCAATTTGGCGTTGGCCCGCACCCCCCAAATGCCGGCGGTATTGACGGAATCGGCCTACGTGATTTGGCCGCCGGAGGAAGAACTTCTCCGGACGGAAACGTTTCAGTGCGATTGCGCGGAAGCGATGTTTCGGGGGCTGAAGCGGTTTGTAAAAAAGATGCGGGATTAG
- a CDS encoding amidohydrolase → MNDRRAFATAVRLRRAIHQRPELGGREKLTTALVARTLRAAGVPFRRINPTGVVATLRGAGPGPCVALRADMDALPLTERSSLSFRSRHPGVMHACGHDAHTAMVLTAALRLQEEGLGVPGTLKFFFQPDEEGSGGARELIRQGAMTAPRVDAVFGVHVNPRLPAGTLGLKAGPLMAAVDRFTIRIDGEGGHGAYPHEGTDAVVIAAETVTALQTVVSRRLDPVEPGVVTIGTIHGGERFNILPSSVVLTGTVRTLTPGWHRRMPRLIGQIVRGVARAHGGRARVEYEVLSRPVINDRAMTALARRAAEETVGARRALTLERPSMGGEDFSEYLAKAPGCFVYVGTGADARTRRPWHHASFVLHEPSMLTGVNFLTALARRALRELNG, encoded by the coding sequence GTGAATGACCGTCGCGCCTTCGCGACCGCCGTCCGGCTTCGCCGGGCGATTCACCAGCGGCCCGAATTGGGCGGCCGGGAAAAACTCACCACCGCCTTGGTGGCCCGCACGCTTCGGGCGGCCGGCGTTCCTTTTCGACGAATAAATCCAACGGGCGTGGTCGCGACCCTGCGCGGTGCGGGGCCCGGCCCCTGCGTGGCCCTCCGGGCCGATATGGACGCCCTGCCTTTGACCGAGCGGTCGTCCCTGTCGTTTCGCTCCCGGCACCCCGGCGTCATGCACGCCTGCGGCCACGACGCCCACACGGCCATGGTGTTGACCGCGGCCCTCCGGCTCCAGGAAGAGGGGCTGGGCGTTCCCGGCACCCTCAAATTCTTTTTTCAACCCGACGAAGAAGGATCGGGCGGCGCCCGGGAATTGATCCGGCAGGGCGCCATGACGGCGCCCCGGGTGGACGCGGTTTTCGGCGTCCACGTGAACCCGCGGCTCCCGGCGGGCACCCTGGGCCTCAAGGCCGGCCCGTTAATGGCCGCGGTGGACCGGTTCACGATTCGAATCGACGGCGAAGGCGGCCACGGGGCCTACCCCCACGAGGGGACCGACGCCGTCGTGATCGCCGCGGAAACGGTGACGGCGCTTCAAACCGTCGTTTCCAGGCGGTTGGATCCGGTGGAGCCCGGCGTCGTGACCATCGGCACGATCCACGGCGGGGAGCGCTTCAATATTTTGCCGTCGTCGGTGGTCTTGACGGGCACGGTCCGCACCCTGACCCCCGGGTGGCACCGCCGGATGCCCCGTTTGATCGGGCAAATCGTCCGGGGCGTGGCCCGGGCCCACGGCGGGCGGGCCCGCGTGGAGTACGAGGTGTTGAGCCGTCCGGTGATCAACGACCGCGCCATGACGGCCCTGGCCCGGCGGGCGGCGGAGGAAACGGTGGGCGCCCGGCGCGCCCTGACGCTGGAGCGGCCCTCCATGGGCGGCGAAGATTTTTCGGAATATTTGGCGAAGGCCCCGGGGTGCTTCGTTTACGTCGGCACGGGCGCCGACGCCCGCACCCGGCGTCCCTGGCACCACGCCTCCTTCG
- a CDS encoding methyl-accepting chemotaxis protein — MAHAHPTNDPFHNPRAKRKIVFVKRSLQTRYVIWVFTFVLIAITAIGLDFYFHFGREVQNFMDPSLYDLFKTDSYVFLFKLIIYMVGVTLFAIIGSHKLAGPIYRFERSARVVGSGDLTHRIKTRTGDELGDLRDEFNMMVESIQRLVSQDAHLALRVSKHLNDVLSQKHAPAEMTQKLQQIKSDVDLLHKGFKI, encoded by the coding sequence ATGGCTCACGCGCACCCCACCAACGACCCTTTTCACAACCCCCGCGCCAAACGGAAAATCGTTTTCGTTAAACGCAGCCTTCAAACCCGCTACGTCATTTGGGTCTTCACCTTCGTGCTCATCGCCATCACCGCGATCGGCTTGGATTTCTATTTCCACTTCGGCCGGGAAGTTCAGAACTTCATGGACCCCAGCCTCTACGATTTGTTCAAAACCGACAGCTACGTTTTCCTGTTTAAGTTGATCATCTACATGGTCGGCGTGACGCTGTTCGCCATCATCGGCTCCCACAAGCTGGCGGGCCCCATTTACCGCTTTGAGCGTTCCGCCCGGGTCGTCGGTTCCGGCGACCTGACGCACCGCATCAAAACCCGCACCGGCGACGAGTTGGGCGATTTGCGGGACGAGTTCAACATGATGGTGGAATCCATCCAGCGGTTGGTGTCCCAGGACGCCCATCTGGCCCTTCGCGTTTCCAAGCATTTGAACGACGTGCTGTCCCAAAAACACGCCCCGGCCGAAATGACCCAGAAGCTTCAACAGATCAAGTCCGATGTGGATCTCCTCCACAAGGGCTTCAAGATTTAG
- a CDS encoding C40 family peptidase, with the protein MKIYFWAMVLCGLTPGLRAEGFEILFSTGGADRRVLAPPSFPPAPPTGEFVVARPVVDLRRNPVSVTDGAGTRRPYAVDPLQESQVLYGEAVQSFEEKEGWVRVEAPEQPEYTHGDRWQGYPGWVLREALEPRPAQYEPNGVVTARYGRVRPTRRWFAKGLSLPMGSRLYLAYKKGAWFRVAGVRGESGWMRTKEARTTLETPRRTSDIREVLLRSAEKFLGEPYYWGGRAGHRADEDDAPSGMDCSGLVNVAYRVAGLEIPRDAHEQFMASQSIARSSDLEPGDLVFLAKATKPDRMVHVMIFTGGEQLIEAVHEENVVRRVTFKKKLGDAKEALRPGQTAGGYVVTFGRLIPN; encoded by the coding sequence GTGAAAATATATTTTTGGGCGATGGTCTTGTGCGGGTTGACCCCCGGCCTCCGGGCCGAGGGGTTTGAGATTTTGTTCAGCACCGGGGGCGCCGACCGGCGCGTCCTCGCCCCCCCGTCCTTCCCGCCGGCTCCGCCCACGGGGGAATTCGTGGTGGCGCGCCCCGTGGTCGACCTCCGACGGAATCCGGTGTCCGTGACCGACGGCGCGGGAACCCGCCGCCCCTACGCGGTGGACCCGCTGCAAGAATCCCAAGTCCTCTACGGCGAGGCGGTTCAATCCTTTGAGGAAAAAGAGGGGTGGGTCCGGGTGGAGGCGCCCGAGCAGCCGGAATACACCCACGGCGATCGCTGGCAGGGTTACCCCGGGTGGGTGCTCCGGGAGGCGCTGGAACCGCGCCCCGCCCAGTACGAACCCAACGGGGTTGTGACCGCCCGGTACGGCCGCGTGCGGCCCACCCGGCGGTGGTTCGCCAAGGGGCTCTCGCTGCCCATGGGATCGCGGCTTTATTTGGCCTACAAAAAAGGCGCGTGGTTTCGGGTGGCCGGCGTTCGCGGCGAGAGCGGGTGGATGCGGACCAAAGAGGCGCGAACGACGCTGGAAACCCCGCGCCGGACCTCGGACATCCGGGAAGTGCTGCTGCGTTCGGCGGAAAAGTTTCTCGGGGAGCCGTATTATTGGGGAGGACGGGCCGGCCACCGGGCCGACGAGGACGACGCGCCGAGCGGAATGGACTGTTCCGGGTTGGTGAACGTGGCTTACCGGGTCGCCGGTTTGGAAATCCCCCGGGACGCCCACGAGCAATTTATGGCGAGCCAGTCCATCGCCCGCTCCTCGGATTTGGAGCCGGGGGATCTGGTGTTTCTGGCCAAAGCGACGAAACCGGACCGCATGGTCCACGTGATGATCTTCACCGGCGGGGAGCAATTGATCGAAGCGGTGCACGAAGAAAACGTGGTCCGCCGGGTCACGTTCAAAAAGAAACTGGGCGATGCGAAAGAGGCCCTTCGCCCCGGACAGACCGCCGGGGGGTATGTCGTCACCTTCGGGCGCTTGATTCCCAATTGA
- a CDS encoding NAD(P)H-hydrate dehydratase has translation MTAVPRSWLPPRPRDSHKNDFGHVLVIGGARGMSGAPRLAAAGALRGGAGLVTLAVPRSLELVAAVGGPWEALTLALPESGGAVAAAAWPVVLAYARRRPLTAVVLGPGLSVTAGSAAFVRRVLTDLGLPVVLDADGLNALAGDTKFRPAVPVVLTPHPGEASRLLGTSVAVLQKNRSAAARTLARRFGGVCVLKGHRTVISDGHRIALNPTGNPGMATGGTGDVLAGLIGALIGQVAGADAPERLWRAAVLGARLHGLAGDRAVRRGAPIAAGDLVDELPAAFRRTFSRPV, from the coding sequence ATGACCGCCGTTCCCCGGTCCTGGCTTCCGCCCCGTCCGCGGGATTCCCACAAAAACGATTTCGGCCACGTGCTCGTGATCGGCGGCGCCCGTGGAATGTCCGGCGCGCCGCGCTTGGCGGCCGCCGGGGCCCTTCGCGGGGGCGCGGGCCTCGTCACGTTGGCGGTCCCCCGCTCCCTGGAACTCGTCGCGGCCGTGGGCGGGCCCTGGGAAGCCCTGACGCTCGCTCTTCCGGAATCCGGCGGGGCCGTGGCGGCCGCCGCGTGGCCCGTGGTGTTGGCGTACGCGCGGCGGCGCCCGCTCACGGCGGTGGTGTTGGGTCCGGGACTGTCCGTGACGGCCGGAAGCGCCGCTTTTGTTCGACGGGTCTTGACGGATTTGGGTCTTCCCGTCGTTCTGGACGCCGACGGATTGAACGCCCTGGCGGGCGACACAAAATTCCGGCCCGCCGTTCCGGTGGTTCTCACGCCCCATCCCGGCGAGGCGTCCCGTTTGCTGGGAACGTCCGTGGCCGTCCTTCAAAAAAATCGTTCCGCCGCCGCCCGAACCCTGGCCCGGCGTTTCGGCGGGGTTTGTGTTTTAAAAGGTCACCGCACCGTGATTTCCGATGGACATCGAATCGCGCTCAACCCCACCGGCAACCCCGGGATGGCCACGGGGGGGACGGGCGACGTCCTGGCCGGATTGATCGGCGCGCTGATCGGTCAAGTGGCGGGCGCGGACGCGCCCGAACGGCTTTGGCGCGCGGCCGTGCTCGGGGCGCGCCTGCACGGTTTGGCCGGGGACCGGGCCGTCCGTCGGGGGGCGCCGATCGCCGCGGGCGACCTGGTGGACGAACTTCCCGCGGCCTTCCGTCGAACCTTTTCGCGCCCCGTCTGA
- a CDS encoding DUF819 family protein, protein MNSPWVLAAALASIVLGLGALRARRPGLFRYLPVPFWCYVLPMVGGTFRFFPEASPLYTLLGRYALPFCLALLLINVDLRALLRLGRPAVAAMALGVVGVGAGAVLACFLFHDHLPSEAWKAVGALSASWTGGSANMLAVKEALSAPEAVFAPVVVIDSFFAYAWMAGLISLAGFQGSYDRWSGATAVAAPWAESRAPGAAVPWPAVPAAAAGLALIALAIGDRAGPALTGAVGRVAPGWAATLSPSTWTVLTVTTLTLAVSLSGYFGRSPERTERWGTTVLYFLLASLGARASLTALGRAPFFIAVGACILAVHAVILWAGGRLFRLPLFLLASASQACVGGVVSAPMVSAVYQPALSAVGLLLAVTGNVVGTYFGLVVAQISSRWG, encoded by the coding sequence ATGAACTCGCCGTGGGTTTTGGCCGCGGCGTTGGCCTCGATCGTGTTGGGGTTGGGCGCCCTCCGGGCGCGCCGCCCCGGCCTGTTCCGTTACCTTCCCGTCCCTTTTTGGTGCTACGTCCTGCCCATGGTGGGGGGGACCTTCCGCTTTTTCCCCGAGGCGTCGCCGCTCTACACGCTCCTGGGCCGGTACGCTTTGCCCTTTTGCTTGGCGCTCCTTTTGATCAACGTTGATTTGCGCGCCCTGCTCCGTTTGGGCCGCCCGGCGGTCGCGGCCATGGCCTTGGGCGTCGTCGGCGTCGGCGCGGGGGCGGTCCTGGCTTGTTTTCTGTTTCACGACCATCTGCCTTCCGAGGCCTGGAAAGCGGTGGGCGCCCTTTCGGCCAGTTGGACGGGCGGCAGCGCCAACATGCTGGCGGTCAAGGAAGCCCTGTCGGCGCCGGAGGCCGTGTTCGCTCCCGTGGTCGTTATTGACTCTTTCTTCGCCTACGCCTGGATGGCGGGCCTCATTTCCTTGGCCGGATTTCAAGGATCCTACGACCGATGGTCCGGGGCGACCGCCGTCGCCGCTCCGTGGGCGGAGAGTCGCGCCCCGGGAGCGGCGGTCCCCTGGCCCGCGGTGCCGGCGGCCGCGGCCGGCCTGGCTTTGATCGCGCTGGCGATCGGGGATCGCGCCGGCCCCGCGCTCACCGGGGCGGTGGGGCGCGTGGCCCCCGGATGGGCGGCCACTTTGTCGCCGTCGACCTGGACGGTGTTGACCGTCACGACGCTGACCTTGGCGGTTTCCTTGTCGGGGTATTTCGGCCGGTCGCCGGAACGCACCGAACGGTGGGGAACGACCGTGCTCTATTTCCTGCTGGCCTCCCTCGGGGCGCGGGCGTCTTTAACCGCGCTGGGCCGGGCGCCTTTTTTTATCGCCGTCGGCGCTTGCATTTTGGCCGTTCATGCGGTAATCCTATGGGCGGGCGGTCGCCTGTTTCGACTGCCGCTTTTTTTATTGGCTTCGGCCAGCCAGGCCTGCGTCGGGGGCGTGGTGTCGGCCCCCATGGTGAGCGCGGTCTATCAACCCGCCCTGTCCGCCGTGGGGCTGCTGTTGGCGGTGACGGGCAACGTGGTGGGGACTTATTTTGGGCTGGTCGTGGCGCAGATTTCTTCCCGGTGGGGATGA
- a CDS encoding amino acid permease, which translates to MTDPLPSAPRRLGLWDASALVVGCIIGAGIFRLSDSVARASPSVFLFLAAWVLGGLLSLCGALVWAELATRFPRNGGEYVFLSNGYGRAWGFVYGWTRLFVSRTGTLAILAFVFAEHAARVFGTPPAAVKPMATAAVLALTALNVLGVRFGKSVQNLFTVLKLLALFGIVVVGLLAGRGTPVHLTPFFPPGQTSILSSLGLALIPVLWTYGGWYEAAYVAGEVRDPHVNLPRAIVGGLLATTALYLLINLVYILYLPLDEMRATDLVAAGVMDKIWPRVGGAVVAAMVMVSTFGALNGYIFSSGRLLSALGQDHALFKKMGAVSPRTQTPAAALAANAALALILVWTGTLDKIVTYTEVVVYLFFAATGVSLFIFRRREGAAPGGYRVWGYPWTPLAFILLNVAIALNGVAEEPTVALAGIGVAALGFPLYWVSRRLAPKA; encoded by the coding sequence GTGACGGACCCCCTCCCCTCCGCTCCCCGGCGACTCGGCCTCTGGGACGCTTCCGCCCTCGTGGTCGGCTGCATCATCGGCGCGGGCATTTTCCGCCTCTCCGATTCCGTCGCCCGCGCTTCGCCATCGGTGTTTTTGTTCCTGGCGGCCTGGGTGCTGGGCGGCCTCCTGTCCCTTTGCGGCGCCCTGGTCTGGGCCGAATTGGCCACCCGGTTCCCCCGGAACGGGGGCGAGTACGTTTTTCTGTCGAACGGCTACGGACGCGCCTGGGGGTTTGTCTACGGGTGGACCCGTCTTTTCGTCAGCCGCACGGGCACGCTCGCGATTTTGGCCTTCGTTTTCGCCGAGCACGCCGCCCGGGTTTTCGGCACGCCGCCCGCCGCGGTCAAACCCATGGCGACCGCCGCTGTCCTGGCGCTCACCGCCTTGAACGTTCTCGGCGTCCGTTTCGGGAAGTCCGTCCAAAACCTTTTCACCGTTCTAAAGCTCCTGGCTCTCTTCGGGATCGTCGTCGTCGGCCTCCTGGCCGGGCGCGGAACGCCCGTTCATCTCACGCCCTTCTTTCCCCCGGGACAGACCTCGATCCTTTCGTCCCTGGGGCTGGCCTTGATCCCCGTACTCTGGACCTACGGGGGCTGGTACGAAGCGGCCTACGTGGCGGGCGAAGTGCGGGACCCCCACGTCAATCTGCCCCGGGCCATCGTCGGCGGACTGCTGGCCACCACCGCGCTGTATCTGTTGATCAACCTGGTGTACATCCTTTATCTGCCGTTGGACGAAATGCGCGCAACGGATTTGGTGGCGGCGGGCGTGATGGACAAAATCTGGCCCCGGGTGGGCGGCGCGGTGGTGGCCGCCATGGTCATGGTGTCCACCTTCGGAGCGCTGAACGGATACATTTTTTCCAGCGGACGGCTGCTCTCGGCCCTGGGCCAGGACCATGCGTTGTTCAAAAAAATGGGCGCGGTGTCCCCCCGCACCCAAACCCCCGCGGCCGCCTTGGCGGCCAACGCGGCCCTGGCCCTAATCCTGGTGTGGACCGGGACCCTGGACAAAATCGTGACGTATACGGAAGTCGTGGTTTATCTGTTTTTTGCCGCGACGGGGGTTTCGCTCTTTATTTTTCGACGACGGGAAGGCGCGGCCCCGGGCGGGTACCGCGTGTGGGGCTATCCTTGGACGCCCCTGGCGTTTATTTTGCTCAACGTGGCCATCGCGTTAAACGGGGTGGCCGAGGAACCAACGGTGGCGCTCGCGGGCATCGGCGTGGCGGCCCTGGGGTTCCCCCTCTATTGGGTGTCCCGCCGCCTCGCTCCGAAGGCCTAA